The genomic region GCCACCCTCCCCCGTCGGGGCCGTGTGCGCTCCCGGCCGCACGTCCCGCTCCGCGGAGCTGCCGGGCAGgagccgggcggggcgggcagAGCATCTCCACTCCTGCTAAAAGCTTTTCCAGCAGCCATGGAGGCACTGTGGCGTGATGGCTTTTCCATTTCTTGGCTGCATCCAGGGCAGGGTTCAGCGCCTCGGGGCGGGCGGTTTACGGTCAGCGCGGGCGAGGTTGGGGGGATgaggccagggcagagctgggcacaccCAGAGTGACTCCCAAAGCCAGGCCCTCACCCTGCTggggcacccccagggcccccaCTAGTGCCCTACATCCCTAACGAGTCTcccatccacccacccacccacccagaTGCTGGGTCTGGGAGGAACATGAAAGGGTTTCCTCTCTGGGTCTGGAGCTGGCCGTGTTCCCATGGACTGTGGACAGTCTGGGAAGAGCAAACCCCCTGCATTCTGGCTCCTTTTCACTTCCAAAACTGTTTCTTCGTCCCAGCTCCAAATTCCTTGCAGCAGCTCAGCCCAAAACATCCCAAAGGCCGTTTGCACATGTGGTGTGACCAGGAGGCTGAAGGTGTCCCAGGCTGCACCGTCTGCCCCAcccagctccaggcactgggCACCCACTGCTTGCTGAGCACTTTATccagaggctgccagagctggccTGGAGAGCTCAGCGTGGGAAAGAGGGACACCCAGCACCACTGGTGGGGGGGTGACATGGAGGGCAGGAGCCTGACATGCTGATGAAACATGGACATGGACCATAAACAGGGTGGGAGTGGACTTGGGGTCACCCTCAGCcttggaagagggaaaaatgagagcaggaaggcaggaagagcttttttcttccctgtgttGTTGAATCTACCCAAAGCCACCCTAACCTGACTCTGCTGGAGAGGGTTGGGAGAGCGTGGCCTGAGCCCAGGGGTCACTTTGGTTTGGTTCGGGCAGGTCGACCCTGATGATGTTCTCACTAAAGAAGAGCAGATCTATCTCCTGGTGGAAGCCAAGGAGAAGTGTCAGAGGGACATAAAGGCCCAGCTGGAGAAGATCAGAGGTATTGTCCCTCCCCTGTGCGTGGTCAGCCAGCCCCGGTGGAGCGGGTTACACCGTGGGAAATGCTGTCCCCACAACGGGATGGGGCCAGGGACATGTGGCTCCTGAGGGCTTGTGGAGCAGGTTACACCATGGGAAATGCTGTCCCCTACAACGGGATGGGGCCAGGGACATGTGGCTCCTGAGGGCTTGTGGAgctcctggctgctctgggtgCAATTAGGTGCTAATCAAGGCATCACCCTGATGAGCCAGCACTGGCTGCAGTGTTTTCCAGACAGCCCCAGGTACAACAGCAAAGGGAGCTGAGGAGGGGCCTTGGCCCCCCTGGAAGAggggggatgggatgggatgggatgggatgggatgggatgggatgggatgggatgggatgggatgggatgggatgggatgtgtctccctccctggctcccacacactcccccagctctgcagcccaggggGGACGTGTGGCAGTGTTTTCCTCTCCCTGGCCCAGCACACACCCAGGGAAGGTGGAGGTTGTGCTGAGGCCCCAAGGGGAGATGTGAGATGTGTCTTTGCCCTTTGGCCAGACACCAGCTGCCCTCCTGAGTGGGATGGGATCATCTGCTGGCCAAGGGGCTCCCCCAGCCAGGAGGTGTCGGTGCCCTGCCCCGACTACATCTACGACTTCAACCACAAAGGTGAGTGCTTGTACCTGGGCAGGGAGTGACCTCACCTCGGTGACAGTCCATGGAGCAGGGACATGTTGGGGCATCCCACGGGCCCTTCTGCTGTCACAGTGCCCTTTGCTGTCCCCAGGTCACGCCTACAGGTACTGCAGCGCCTACGGGACCTGGGCCATGGCCCTCAGCATCAACAAGACCTGGGCCAACTACACTGAGTGtgctctgctcttctcctccGAGGGCCGGAGCCGCGAGAAGGTGACCTTGCCTGCCAAGGGTGCTGGGAAAGGTGTTGGGAAGGGGACCAAGCCTGCACCAAAGGCCAGGGGaattgctgggagcagggggctcttcctgctccactccccaaaccagccccactCCCCCTGTGCTCTCAGCCCGGGGGTGGGGGGTCCTGGCTGTGGAGGGGTCGTGGAGCTCAGCCCTTCTCTCGCAGGAGGTGTTTGACCGCCTGCACCTGATGTACACGGTGGGCTACTCCATCTCCCTGGCCTCCCTCATCGTCGCCGTCTGCATCCTCTCCTACTTCAAGTAAGGACAGGCCAAAGGCCCAGCCCTGTGTGGGGAGaaccctcctcctcccactgcccacacccccagcccctgaggGGGGGCAGCCCCGAGGGAATGGGGACTGACCCCAGGCCCAGCACAGACATCAAAACACCCCCGGCACAACCAGCTCCATCTGCTCCGCCCTGCTCTTGGAAGGAGTGGGCACCCCACTTGCCCCCACATGTGGTTCCTGTGCCCATGGGAGGGCCGACACCCCGGTGCCCATCTCTGGGACCCCCCATTGCCTGAGCCCAGGTGTGAGGAGTTTGTtggggggccggggccgggctggtGTCACATCCCTTCTCTGCAGGCGCCTGCACTGCACACGGAATTACATCCACGTCCACCTCTTCACCTCCTTCATCTGCCGCGCCGTCAGCATCTTCGTGAAGGACATGGTGCTCTACTCAGGGCCCCTGGCCAGTGAGACTGACAGGATGAGGGAGGACGACTTCAAGGCAGGAATGGGACCCTCGCAGGGACAACGGAGCCACCTGGCAAGTGGTGCACTGGGACTGGAGGCAGgatggggggaaagggggattTAGGAGCCCTGGTACAAGGGATGTGCTTGGGACCCTCCCAgaccagggctgtgctgctcgGGGGGAGGGGATGAAGGGCCACCTCTGGGTCTGCCCGGCTCCTCCTCATCCTGGTGCCACAGTGAGGGTCAGAGCCTCTGAGCACAGTGGTCTGCAGTCTGTGTCCTGGGACAGGGAATACCTGTGCTATGGGAGATATTGGAATATCCCAGGGTAGATGCAGGTCCCTGCAAGAGGAACATGGGGCACAGCTGAGTTTTGTTGGTCAGAGAGCAAAAGCCACCAGGTTTTGCTTTTGGGGTCCAGCCTGACACGGGCACCTCTCTGACCGTGTTCACAGGTTGGCTGCAAGGTGGTGGTGACTCTCTTCCTCTATTTTCTGGCCACCAACCACTACTGGATCCTGGTGGAAGGTCTCTACCTGCACAGCCTGATCTTCATGGCCTTCCTCTCCAACAGGAGCTACCTGTGGGTGCTCATCATCATCGGCTGGGGTGAGCACAGAGCCTGAGCCCAGCTGTGctccctgagagcagctgggagctgtggcaTCGGCCATGAGCGCCCGGAGAAGGGCAGTGGGAGGCAGGAACTGGTTTGATCTGCAAATGTGATGCTTCATCCCTGCTCCTCGCTCTGGTTCTGCCCCTCCAGGTCTCCCTGCCGTGTTTGTGTCCGTCTGGGCCAGCGTCAGGGCCTCGCTGGCAGACACACAGTACGTGACACCCACCTTCTCCAgccatccctggggagggaaaggggggtTGCTGGTGTCAGCAAAGTATCTGTGGGCACCAGAgcttttggaaatgaaaattttccAGAAGAGAACAAGAGGAGGCAACACGTGTTCAAGGCTTGTTCCTGACACTGTCAGTAATGCAGAGTGCTGGTGTTTTGCTCTGCGTTTGGGGGGATGGTGGATGCAGGTTTGCACCATAAACTGATCAGTGCAAAGACAAATGTTAAAGGGCATGTTCTGGAGTGAGGCATTTTAAAAGGACAAAGGCCACCAAGTGTTCAGCAGGAATTTGGAATGAGGTGGGTGTTGGCTGGGGGAAAAGGGAGCCATCAGCCAGCAATTCTCCTGACCAGGGATGTCATGTTTCTCCAAGGTGTTTCTTTACTGTTCTTCTCAGGTGCTGGGACCTCAGTGCAGGGAACATGAAGTGGATTTATCAGGTCCCCATCTTGGCTGCCATCGTGgtaagaatcacagaatcatagaaatatGATTCTACGACCtctgagtccaacctttgagtGATCtccaccttgtcacccagcccagagcactgaatgccatgtccagtcattccctagacacctccagggctggggaatccaccacctccctgggcagccccttccagtgcttgAATCCTGTGGTTGAATCTCCCAATCCCTTTTGAGGGAAGGGTATCAACCCAGAGCTCCTTTGCTTGTGGTTACTGGGGTTGTGTTCTCAGCACCCAGAGGGATCCAGGGGCACtggtccctccctgccctggccacGGCATcacccccctgtccctgcctgctcctcacCCAGAACTGCCTGTCCGTGCCATGGGGGGCTGCTCGGGCACACCCAAGGTCACTGTGGGCAGCGCCCAACAGGGTGTCTGTTGGCAGGTgaacttcttcctcttcctcaacATCGTCCGGGTTCTGGCCTCCAAGCTCTGGGAGACCACCACGGGCAAGCTGGACCCCCGGCAGCAGTACAGGcaagtgctggcagcagcaaagcCTCCCCGGTGCAGcctggctcctgtcctgcctgTTCAGCCTGAACAGCCCCCAGAGGGTTGTGAATGAGGAGCAGAGgtgtgggaagggctggaggagggagggagggtggcaGGACGATGGCAGCCGGTGCCTCTGGCAGCTCAGCCGGATTCAAAGAGGGCTCAGGAGCTcaggctctgcctgctcccctcTCCGAGCCGGACACGGGCTGTCCAGCGGGTCCCAGCTGACGGCTCCAGGTTTGCTCCTCTCAGGAAGCTGCTCAAGTCCACGCTGGTGCTGATGCCGCTTTTTGGAGTCCACTACGTGGTGTTCATGGCCATGCCCTACACCGAGGTCTCCGGGGTCCTGTGGCAGATCCAGATGCATTACGAGATGCTCTTTAACTCCTCTCAGGTGTGTTGCCTGTCCCAAGCACCGAGTGAGGCTCCTCCAGGGAGGCTCAGGGAGAACATCCCGGCCCAGGCCTCAAACTCCACCTCTCTGGGTCTCTTGGCAGGGCTTCTTTGTGGCTTTTATCTACTGCTTTTGCAACGGGGAGGTGAGTGAGAGTGTGAGCAGTGAGCTCCCTGTTCCAGCCCCTTCAGGGCTGGGGACATTAACACACAGCCCTGGGATGGGATAACCACCA from Pseudopipra pipra isolate bDixPip1 chromosome 26, bDixPip1.hap1, whole genome shotgun sequence harbors:
- the LOC135402745 gene encoding parathyroid hormone/parathyroid hormone-related peptide receptor-like encodes the protein MEASVPVGGVTVALLCCCLLSSAWALVDPDDVLTKEEQIYLLVEAKEKCQRDIKAQLEKIRDTSCPPEWDGIICWPRGSPSQEVSVPCPDYIYDFNHKGHAYRYCSAYGTWAMALSINKTWANYTECALLFSSEGRSREKEVFDRLHLMYTVGYSISLASLIVAVCILSYFKRLHCTRNYIHVHLFTSFICRAVSIFVKDMVLYSGPLASETDRMREDDFKAGMGPSQGQRSHLVGCKVVVTLFLYFLATNHYWILVEGLYLHSLIFMAFLSNRSYLWVLIIIGWGLPAVFVSVWASVRASLADTQCWDLSAGNMKWIYQVPILAAIVVNFFLFLNIVRVLASKLWETTTGKLDPRQQYRQLLKSTLVLMPLFGVHYVVFMAMPYTEVSGVLWQIQMHYEMLFNSSQGFFVAFIYCFCNGEVQAEIKKAHLRRLLALDLGQKGRAGSCCCAGPAPHGPRGCGTGRAGPGGTRRGLLLPAHPGLPGYIPGSCASHHLPHCPAQEMNQKTRGENTVDLTDLTQCHPNLTKELETML